The following nucleotide sequence is from Thermostaphylospora chromogena.
GCCCGTGTCGATGATCAGGATTCGCATGCCGTGGGAGGCGAGGTCGAGCGGGATGGTGCGGAACCCCAGGCTGCGGCAGTCCAGGAACAGCGCCTTGCCCTCTTCGCTCAGCGCCGACGCGGCCTGGTCCATGATCCCGCACGGCATGCCGACGAACTCGTTCTCCGCGCGCTGGGCGAGGCGGGCGAGGTCCATCCGGGGCAGGCCGAGGCCGTACACGTCGTCGAGGGCGGTGGCGACGGCGACCTCCAGCGCGGCGCTGGACGACAGGCCCGCGCCCTGCGGCACGTCACCGTCGAGCGCGATGTCGGCCCCCTTCACGGGGTGCCCGGCCTCCCGCAGCGCCCACACCACACCCGCGGCGTAGCGCGCCCAGCCCTGCGCGGCGTCGACGTCGGCGAGGACGAGCGGCTCACCGGGGGCCTGCAGCGACAGCAGCCGCACCACGCCGTCGTCGCGCGGCGACACCGCGGCCGTCACCCCCCACGGGACGGCGAACGGCAGCACGAAACCGTCGTTGTAGTCGGTGTGCTCGCCGATCAGGTTCACCCGTCCGGGCGCGTGCCACACGGTGCTGGGGGCGGAGCCGTACGCCTCGCGGAAAGCCTCGACAACACGCATGATCAAAAACACTCCTCACCGGCGGATTCCCCCGGTAGGTTAGCGTGGGCGGCGAACGGTCCCACCGCGCGGATCGTCACCGTTCGCCGGTGGTCCGGCCGGGTGGCCGGGAAACCCTCACCGAGCGGGGACCGAACCGGGCGCCGGCCGCCGAAGCGGAGCCGGCGGCCGCCCACCGCCACCCGCTCCCACGCCGTGGAGATCACCGGCCGAGACGGCCCGCCGCCGCCCGTCAGCGGCGGTGACGGCGGCGGAAGGTCGCGCGCAGCCGGTCGAAGAACGCCGCCTCGCGGCGCTCCGGCGGCCGGGACGACGCCGCGTGCCCCGCCGGGACGTATCCGGCCGGGCCGTACCGGGCGTGGCGCAGGGCATCCAGGGCCTGGGCGGCGCTCGGCCGCTTCTCCGGGGACGGGTTCCGCATCGACCGCGCCAGATCGAGAACCAGCGCCTCCGGTCCCGTTCCGGCCGGGCCCGCCGTATCCGCGGCGTCCGGGTGGGACGGGGGGAGCTCGCCCGTGATGAGCCTGTGGGCGATCACCCCCGCCGCGTACACGTCGGAGGCGAACGACGCCCGCTCCGGCGCACTCCGGCACTCCGGCGCCACGTAGTGGACGTCCACCAGGCCGGGCAGCTCGTTGGCCACCGTGTAAGGGCGCGGCCCGGGCTTGGCGTGGTCGAACCCGGTCAGCATGGCCCGGCCGTCCTCGGTCACCAGCACGGTGGCGGGGGAGAGCGCACGGTGGATCACCCCGTTGTCGTGCACATGCGCCAGCCCGCGCAGCACGTCCTCCACCAGGTCGAGCGCGCCCTCCACGGGCCCCTGCCCCATGTGCAGGTGCAGGGCGCGGCCGTGCACGTCGTCCAGGACCAGCACGAACCGGCTCTCGTCGTCGATGGCGAAGAAGTCGCGGGAGCGGACCACACACGGGTGGGCCGGGATGGCGGTCAGCGACCGGTAGGCGTTGGCGATCCGCTGCCGTTCGGCCTCCCGCACCTCCCGCACGGCCAGCGGGTCGGCCTGGTACACCCGCAGCAGCACGGTCTCCGTCCCGGGAGCGGTCGCGTTCACCGCGCGGTACTCGGTGACCCGGCTGTCTCCGCCGAGCTGCTCCTCCACCTCCCAGTTGCCGAAGCGGGGCGGCGCGGTGGAGCGGCGCACGGTGCCGTTCAGCGCCTCGATGATCGCGGTCCGGTACGGCGCGGTGTCCGGCGTGCAGCCGCGCCGCACCCGCGCGACGTCGTTCAACTCGTCCAGGAGCCGGTCGAAGCGGGTGACGTCGCGCGCGTCACGCCCGGCGGGATCGACGAGCACGGCGTCCGGGGCGGTCAGCACGACGAGGCCGTCCACGTACACCCGCTCCAGTTCGGGGCGCCGGGCGGTGAGCAGCCCCTTCAACGCCCGCGCGGTGCCGCGCACCTTGGCCACCGGCGAGCCGAACGCGCCGTGCCGGGGCGGGAACCAGCGGGTGCCGCTGACCTCGATCCGGCCGCGGGTGCCCTTGACGTCGATGACGCACAGCGAGTGGCCGGTGAGGACGAGCAGATCGACCTCGAAGACCTCCTCCCCGCGAGGCACCTCGATGTTGTGCAGGAGCAGCCAGTCGTGGGGCGCGCTGTCACGCAGATGCGCGATGACCCTGCGCTCGGCGTCGTTGACCGGGACGCCGCCACCGACGATCTGTGCCATATCGACGCGTGCCGCCCTTCTCCCCGCGGAGCCGTACCGGAGGTCCATCCTTCACGGGACACGGCGGGGACGCGATTCGGACATATGACAACATCTTGTCGAATTGACAGGTTGTAGCTAAGATGACAAGTGATTGTCATATCGCGAGGAGACCGGAGGCGGAAATGGGCCGCGAGATCGTTCACCTGGCCGTCTACGACACGATGGCCGACTGGGAGGCCGGCCACGCCGTGGCGCACATACGCAACGGCGCCTGGCAGTGCGAACCCGGCCGGTTCGACGTCGCCACCGTCGGTGCGACGACCGACCCCATCACCACCATGGGCGGGACGCGTGTCGTCCCCGACACCGCCCTCGACCGCCTCGACCCCGGCGAGAGCGCGATGCTGATCCTCCCCGGCGCCGCCGCTTGGGACGCCGACCCCGACCGGCTCGCCCCCTTCGCCCGCAAGGCTGGTGAATTCCTCGCCGCAGGCGTACCCGTCGCCGCCATCTGCGGCGCGACCGCCGGGCTGGCCAGGGAGGGCCTCCTCGACGACCGCGCCCACACCAGCGGCGCGGTCGGCTACCTCAACGCCCAGAAGGGATACGGCGGAGCCGGGCGCTATCTCGAACAACCCGCGGTCACCGACGGCGATCTGGTGACCGCCGGGCCCACCGCGCCCGTCGAGTTCGCCCGTGAGATCTTCGCCAGGCTCGGCCTCTACACCCCAGAGGTGCTCGACGCGTGGTACCGGCTGTTCAGCGCGCACGACCCGAGCGCCTACGCCGTGCTGGAAGGGGCGGCTCAGCCGTGACGGGCGTCGGGGAACCCGCCGCGGCCCGCCCGCCCCGGCCGGCCACGGCGGAGCCCGGGGAGACGGGCGTCGCGGCGCTGCTGTCGGGGACGGCGCTGGCGGTGTTCCGGCTCAACGGCCAGTTCCTCGAAGCGTCGGATAAGCTCGCCCGCCCCGCCGGGCTCACCGCCGCGTGGTGGCAGGTGCTGGGTGCGGTGCTGGCCGAGCCGCTGCCCGTGGCGGGCATCGCCCGCGCGATGGGCGTCACCCGCCAGGCGGTTCAGCGCACCGCCGACCTGCTGGTGGAACACGGCCTGGCGGAATACCGGCCCAACCCGGCGCACCGCAGAGCCAAGCTGCTGGCCCCGACCCCCGAGGGCCGGGCCGCGGTGGACCGGATCACGCCCGGCCACCACCGCCTGGCCGAGCTGCTGGCCGACCGGCTCGGTGGCGAAGACGCCTTCCGCGACGTCCTCACCGTCCTGCGCACCCTCAGCCGGGCGATGGACGCCCTCGCCGACGAGCTGTGACGGCCGGGCCGAAGCCCCGCGGAGCCGCCGAAGAAGAGGCGTCGCCCCCCGGGTCGAACCCGGAACCTCCGTCTCCTGAATGCGGCGCCTGCGCCGGGGCCGGGCCGGGGCGGCTCGCCGGGGCCGCCCCGGCCCGGTACGGAGTGAGCGGCGGGAGTCGAACCCGCTCCTCGACCGTGGCATGGTCGCGTGCCGCCGTTGACACCTCGCCCACTTCCGCCCCGGCCCGGCGTGGCGGAAGCCGCACCGGGGCGATGACGGGCCTGCGTCCGCCCGGGGGTCGCCACTCCCGCCGGGCAGACCGGAGCCCGTGCCCTATCAAGGCAGAGCCGCAGCGGGGAGTCGAACCCCGTCCAGCCGGTTGGAAGCCGGCCGCCTTACCGCTTCGGCTTCTGCGGCGGATTCCGGCCCGCGATGGACCGGATCGTGGACCGACGGGGAGTCGAACCCCGAACTCCTGTGTGCAAGACAGGCGTGATTCCGTTTCACCATCAGCCCGGAATTCACTGGAAATCCACGGAGAACGGCCATGAAAAAGCCGCCGGGAACACTGTTCTCCGACGGCCTCCGGCTGCTCCCGCGCAGGTGAAGCTAGCCGGAAGGCCGTCCGGCGCCCGGAAGCGCCAGGGCCCGCGCGGCGGCGAGACCGCCGGTTTCCGCCGTCGATCCCATGGCCACCCCTTCGTTTCCTCCGGGCCCCTCCGGTTTCGGGGGACCCGCCGTGCATTTCCTGGTCGATAAAGTAGACCGCGGGCGGGAAATGCGCCACATATTTATTTCCGCCCGCGCGTGACCGGGTCGGGCAGGTCATGGCCGCGCGCCCGGACGCCGTTCATTTCTGCCCGCGCGTGCCCGGTCTGCCCGCGCGTGCTCCGGCGTGCGGACCTCTCGAAGCCGCGGGCCTCTCGCCCGGCTCAGCCGGGGATCTCGTCGAACAGGCCGAGCCGGTGGGCGGTCGCCGCCGCCTCGCCGCGGGTGCCGACACCGAGCTTGGCCAGGATGTTCGACACGTGGACGCTCACCGTCTTGACCGAGATGAACAGCTCCTCGGCGATCTCCCGGTTGCTGCGCCCCAGCGTGAGATGGCGCAGCACCTCGGTCTCGCGCGGGGTCAGCCCCGGCCCCGCCGTGCCGGGCTCGTCCCGGTCGCGTGTGATACCCGCGCGGCGGGCCAGCGTGGAGACCCGATCCGCCAGTGGCACGGCGCGCAGTCGCGCCGCCAGCTCCCCGGCCCGAGCCAGGCAGGCCGCCGCCTCCTCCCGCGCTCCCGCGGCCAGGGCGGTCTCCGCCGCCGCGGCCAGCGCGCACGCCTCGCCGTACGGCTGGCCCGTCCGAGCCCAGGCGTCGCACGCCGCCCGCCACGCGTCCGGGTCGGCCTTCCCGTCGGCGTGCGCCGCGGTGGCGGCGAAGGTCAGCGCGTACGCCTCCTGGACCACACCCCACACGTCGAGCTTGTCGGCCTCGGCGCGCAGGCGCGGCGTCAACTCGGGGACGGCGCGCAGGCAGGCGAGCAGCAGCGGCCAGGCGTAGCGGGAGTCGACGTGCAGCTCGGGAAGGGTCAGCGCGCGCTCGGCCAGCTCGGCGGCCTCCTCGGCGCGCCCGCGCGCATGGGCCAGCTCCACGGCGCGGCGGGCGTGCGGCAGGCTGGTCTGCGCGCGGTGCTTGCCCCGCGCGAGCAGGGAGGCGGTGGTGGTGTACGCCGCCCGCGCGCGGTCCAGCTCACCGCGGGCGAGCGCGATGTCCACGGCGAAGCCGAGCAGGTTGGCGCGGAACGGCTCGGGCGGAGCCTGCTCCACCGTCTGCTCGATGACCCGCAGCGCCTCGTCCCAGCGGCCGAGCGAGACCAGCGGCTCGACCAGGTTGATCGCCAGGAAGGTTCCGGAGGTGCGGGCCAGGCCGTACGCCTGGGCCTCCTCGACGCCGCGCCGGGCCACGCGGGCGGCGTCCTCATGCCGGCCCACGCCCTCCAGCGCGTCGGATTCGGAGATCGCCGCCCGCAGCAGCACGCTGTACGCACCCGCCCGGCTCGCCAGCTCCCTGGCCTCCGCCAACCCGGCGGCCAGCGCGTCCGGGGCGGCGGAACGGTGCCTGGTCCAGGTGAGCGTGATGAGCGCCTGGGCCTCGATGGCGGGCTCGCCGATCTTCCGGGCGAGGGCCAGCGCCTCCTCGGCGACGGCCTGTCTCTCCTCCCCGTCCGGGGAGGGGCGGAGCATGCGCGCGAGGTTCTCCAGCACCTTGGCGCGGAGGGGGATGGGCGGGTCGGCGGGCACGAGCCGCGCCGCCGTGCGCAGGTCGTCGAGGTACCCCTCGATCCCCATGTCGAACCGGAGCAGACCGCGCCGGCGGAGGGCGCGGGCGGCCGACAACGGGTCGGCATCGGGGTCGATCTCGTCGAGGGCCGCCGTGGCGAAGGACAGGCCGCGCTCGAACTCCCCGGCCAGGTGAGCGACGACGGAGGCCTGGAGCAGGACGGTGACGCGGCTCGCTCCGATCCGCTCCTCCGCGTCGGGCACCCGCGGCCACAGCTCCAGCACGCGGCAGAGCATGCGCAGCTGCTCGTCGTAGGCGGTCGCGCGTCTGGCCTCGGCGGCGGCGTGCCAGGCGCTGACCAGGGCCCAGAGCGTGTCGTGCGCGGCGTGCCAGTGGTGGGCGAGCTCGATCGCGGCGCGCGGCTGGGGGAGCAGCGACGGGTCGTCCTCGAGCACCTCGGCGTACCGGGTGTGCAGCCGGACGCGTTCGCCCGGCAGCAGATCGTCGTGGACGACCTCGCAGATCAGCGCGTTCCGGAAGGCGTAGCCCTCACCGTCCACGATGAGCACGTTGCCGGCGACGGCGGGGCGCAGCGCGGCGCTGAGCTTCTCGTCGTCGAGACCGGCGACGGCGGCCAGCAGCGCGTGTTCGATCCGGTTCCCGCCCGCGCTGGCGACGCGCAGCAGCTCCCGCGTCTCCTCCGGCAGCCGTTCCACTCCGGCCAGCAGCAGGTCCCGCAGTGACTCGGGCACGCCGCCCGGGCCGCCCGCGCCGCTCACCAGCGCCTCCACGAACAGCGGATTCCCCTCGCTGCGCGCGTAGACGTCCTCGATCTCGGCGTCGGACGGCTGCCGCCCCATGATGCCGGTGGCCTGCTCGATCACCTCGATGCGGCTCAGGCCGCGCAGCTCCATCCGCCGCACCCGGTCGATCCTGCCCAGCTCGGCCAGCATGGGCCGCAGCGGATGCCTGCGATGGATCTCGTCGATGCGGTAGGTCGCGATCGTCAGCAGCCGGGCGTCGGGACGGCTGTAACGCACCAGGAACGACAGCAGGTCGCGGGTGGAGCGGTCGGCCCAGTGGATGTCCTCGATCACCAGCAGCACCGGCTCGCGCTCGCTGAGACGCTCCAGCAGCCCGAGGATCTGCTCGAACAGGCGCAGCCGGGCGTGGGCGCCGTCGGGCTCCGGCTCGCCGAACTCCGGCAGCAGCCGGGCCAGGCCGCGGGTGGAGCCGCCGGGCACCAACGCGGCGACGCCGTCGGTGCCGAGGTCGCGGACGAGCGCGCGCAGCACGGCGGTGAACGGCGCGAACGGCAGGCCGTCCGTGCCCAGCTCGATGCAGCCGCCGACGAGGACCCGCGCGTCGCCGGCGTGAGCGGCCAGCTCGGCGATCAGACGGCTCTTGCCCATGCCCGCCTCGCCGCCGATCAGAACGGTGGAAGACGCCCCCTGCCGAGCCCGCGCCAGCGCCGCCAAGAGCTCATCCAGTTCGGCGGCACGCCCGACGAACAGCGGGCTCACGTCACCCCTACGCACGCCCCAAGCATGCCACCCCCCACCGACGGAAACGGCCGCGCCGTTTCGCGCCCCGGCCCGCCACGTCCGCGGGCGCCGATCCGTCCCCTTCCCCCTCCGCTCCCACCTGAGGTGATCTTCCCTCTTCCCGGGCGGGAGCCGGACGCGGCTTCCTGGAGGCTCCCCGGAGCGGGGTTCTCCGGCGGGTGGCGCGCTCGGCGGCGGGTACGCGCATGGCCGGGCACGGCGACCGCGCGGCGGCGTCCTGCTGCGGCGCGGCCGACGCGCCGGTCGTGCTCGGCGACGGCCCGGCCGCCGGGGAGGGCGGGGCGCGGACGAGGGGAGGGAGACGAGGAGGACCGTGCCGGCCCGCTCGGGCCGGTGCGGGGCGGAACAGGGGAGGGCCTTCCGGCCGGTGGGCGTGTCGCCGCATGCCGCGCCGGAAGGCCCTCCCGCGCGCGACCCGGCGCCGTGGCGTCAGGCGTGCAGAGGTGTCTCGTTCTTCAACATGCCCCTGATCTGCTCGCGCAGCTGCGGGCTGTCCTCATGGCCGTGGACGGATGCCGCGTGCTCGGCGGCGGCGCGGACGACCTCCTCCTCCTCGCCGCTGATGGTGAGCGTGCAGCCGGACTCGCTCGGCATGTCACGGCAGTCGGCTACCTTGCGCATAGGAGCCCCCTTCCCCCGTGGGCGTCCTTACAAAGCCGCCCGTCCCCATCCTTCCACGCTGGATCTGACCTGGGAAGACGTTGGGGATCGGTCAACCGGTCGCGCGGCGGACGATGTCTTGAAGGCGGTCCCCGTGGGCGCCGCGCCAGTACGCGCGGCCGCAGGAGGAGCACCGGGCGAAGGTGTCGTAGGAGCGGCGGGTGCCCTCCTTGAGGAGGTGTTCGATCTCCCGCTTGGCGACCGGTTCGAGCAGGCCGTTGCAGGCCGTGCAGCGCGTCCACGGCGCCAGCGGGGGTGCGAACCGGTCGAGGACGTCGGCGAGCTGGTCATCGGGGCGCTGGCCGCGCACGAACGCCCCGGCCTTGAGCGTCCTGCGCCGCAGCAGGCCGCGGTCACGGGTCAGCAGCACCCGCTGCTCGGCGTTCGCCTGGACGATCAGCTCGTCGTCGTCGCGGTCGTTGTCATAGGCGGTGTCGACACCGAGCAGCCGCAGCCGCCGGGCGAGCGCGCCGAGATGGACATCGAGCAGGAACCTGGACGGTTCGACGCGCTGGGGGCGGCGTACCGGCGTGACGTCCACGGTGTCGCCGGGCCCCGGACGGTAGGACGGCGGCCGGCGCGTGCCGTTCACCAGCATGTCGCCCACCTCGGTGAGCGGGACGCCGACGGACTCGACCAGGTGGCCGAGGGAGGACGTGCCGTCCGGATCGATGGGAACCGTCCCCGATCGGCGCGCGGGCGGCAGGAACATCCGCAGATCGTCGGCGAAGCGCAGCAGCACCAGTGTCACCTCCCGTACCCGGCGGAGCGGGTGGCGCTCCGCCCGCGTCCGGCGCCGCCTCTATCACGGTAACCGTCCCGTCGGAGGTCATGATTACCCCGTCCGGGTGGGATCTCATCCGGTTTACGGAGGCGAACGCCGGGTCGGACGGCCGGCCGTGGGCGACCGCCGTGCCGCGGCGGTCGCCGGCTGCGGAACGGGCCCTCCCCGCCGCGCCCCGACCCCCTCCCGCCGCGGTGACGGGAACCGGCGCGATCGGACACGGCTCACGCGGTGCCCGGTGCCGGCCGAAACGCGTCCCGGCGCGGCCGGACGCGGAAGGTTCGCCGAGAGAGGAAGGACGGTCCCGGGACGGCGCGCCGCGGAAAGGGTGGAGGCATGGTCCCGGGTTTCCTGCTCCTGCACAGCCCTTCGCTGGGCCCCGCCTCGATGGAGCCGCTGGCCGAGGCGGTCTCCGCCCACGGGCGCGTCACCGCCGTCCCCTCGTCGGCGGGCGTCGCCCGCGGCGCTCCGCCGTACTGGCCGCGACTGGTCGAAGCGGCCTGCGGCGGTGCGCCGGACGGGCCGCTGATCGTGGTGGCGCACAGCAACGCGGGCCTGTTCGTCCCGCTGATCGTGGCGGAGCTGGGCGGGCGGGCGGCGGGCTGCGCGTTCGTCGACGCCTCGATCCCCCCGCCGTCGGGGGACGTCCCGGCGGCGGAGGAGGAGTTCCTGCCGTTCCTGCGCGACCTGGCCGACGAGCGGGGCGTCCTGCCGCGCTGGACCGATTGGTGGCCGCCCGAGGACACGGCGGCGCTGTTCCCCGACCCGCTTCTCCGGCACGCACCTGCACCACCTCGCCGAACCCGGTCCGGTGGCCGAATGGCTGACCGCCGTGTTCCCCGGCCGGTGAGGCCGATCCGGTCTCACGCGGCGAGGGCGGCGGACCGGTGGATCGCCGCGCCCGGCGGATGATGATTCTTAAATATTGTCGGCGGACACCCGAAACTTTACGATCACATCGGTAGAGGGTTCAGAGCCTTGATCGCGGGATCCGGGGGGGGTCCGTTATCGGCTGTCGAACCGCGGCCACACCGAGCGAGCAGGCTTTCCCGCCGTCGGAGTGCTGAGCGATGGCCGTGGAGGGTGAACACCTCACCTTCGGAATCCTCGGCGACGTCACTGCCACCCGGGACGGGCGGACCGTCACGATCAGGTCCGTGCGCAAGCGGCTGATCCTGGCGATCCTGCTGTGCCACGCCGGAACCACGGTCTCCTGCGACCGCCTCATCGACGCGCTCTGGGGCGCCGAGCCGCCGCCCACCGCCCAGGACAACCTGCGCGTCTACCTCTACAAGCTGCGCAAGGACCTCGGCCCGGGACACGGCATCGAGTACGAGAACGGGGGCTACCGCCTGCGCTACGAGCCGGGTGGTCTGGACGCCGACGTCTTCTGTGATCTCGCCCGGAAGGGGGAGCGGGCCGCCGCGCGCGGCGACACCGTGACCGCCGCCCGGCTGCTGCGCCGCGCGTTGGACCTGTGGCGCGGCAACGCCTACGGGGATCTCGCCGACCATCCCGCGCTCCGTGACGACGCCCACCGGCTCGACGAGCACCGCTTGGCCGCCTTGGAGGCGCGCATCGAGGCCGACCTCGCCTTGGGGGCCCACACCGAGCTGGTGCCGGAGCTGGTCCGATTGGTCGCCGAACTGCCCTTCCGAGAAGGGCTTCGAGCCCGGCTCATGCTGGCGCTCTACCGCGACGGACGGCAGGCCGAGGCGTTGGAGACGTACCACGAGGGCCGGCGCATCCTCGCCGAGGAACTGGGCATCGCCCCCGGCCAGGTCCTGCGTGACATGTACGAGGCGATCCTGCGCGGGGACCCCTCCCTGGAGCCGCCCTCACCGCCGCCGCGCGTGCGCGAGTTACCGCCCGACATCGCCCACTTCACCGGCCGCTGCGTGGAGGTGGCACGGCTCACCGCCGATCTGGTCGAAGGCCGTCGCCTGGCGGTGATCTCGGGCCCGGCCGGGATCGGCAAGTCGGCGTTGGCCGTCCACGTCGCGCACCGGGTCGCCGACCGCTACCCCGACGGGCAGCTCTACCTCGACCTGCACGGCGCCACGCCCGGCGTCGAGCCGCTGCGGCCCGCCGAGGCGCTCGGCCGCCTGCTCCGCTCGCTCGGGGTCGCCGGTGCGGCGGTGCCCGCGGACGCGGACGAAGCCGCCGCGCGGTTCCGCTCGCTGACGGCCGGCCACAGCTATCTGATCGTTTTAGACAACGCGCTGGACGCCGCCCAGATCCGCCCCCTGCTGCCCGGCGGTCCCGCCTGCGCGGTCGTCGTGACCAGCCGCAAGATGCTCGGTTCGCTGGACGGCGCGGCCCAGTACCCCCTCGACGTCCTCGCCCCGGACGAGGCCGACGAGATGTTCCGTCGGCTGGCCGGTGACGCCCGCGTGGACGCCGACCCCTCCGCCGCCCGGGAGGTGGTGAGCAGGTGCGGGTATCTCCCGCTGG
It contains:
- a CDS encoding Mut7-C RNAse domain-containing protein; its protein translation is MVLLRFADDLRMFLPPARRSGTVPIDPDGTSSLGHLVESVGVPLTEVGDMLVNGTRRPPSYRPGPGDTVDVTPVRRPQRVEPSRFLLDVHLGALARRLRLLGVDTAYDNDRDDDELIVQANAEQRVLLTRDRGLLRRRTLKAGAFVRGQRPDDQLADVLDRFAPPLAPWTRCTACNGLLEPVAKREIEHLLKEGTRRSYDTFARCSSCGRAYWRGAHGDRLQDIVRRATG
- a CDS encoding helix-turn-helix transcriptional regulator, yielding MRRGDVSPLFVGRAAELDELLAALARARQGASSTVLIGGEAGMGKSRLIAELAAHAGDARVLVGGCIELGTDGLPFAPFTAVLRALVRDLGTDGVAALVPGGSTRGLARLLPEFGEPEPDGAHARLRLFEQILGLLERLSEREPVLLVIEDIHWADRSTRDLLSFLVRYSRPDARLLTIATYRIDEIHRRHPLRPMLAELGRIDRVRRMELRGLSRIEVIEQATGIMGRQPSDAEIEDVYARSEGNPLFVEALVSGAGGPGGVPESLRDLLLAGVERLPEETRELLRVASAGGNRIEHALLAAVAGLDDEKLSAALRPAVAGNVLIVDGEGYAFRNALICEVVHDDLLPGERVRLHTRYAEVLEDDPSLLPQPRAAIELAHHWHAAHDTLWALVSAWHAAAEARRATAYDEQLRMLCRVLELWPRVPDAEERIGASRVTVLLQASVVAHLAGEFERGLSFATAALDEIDPDADPLSAARALRRRGLLRFDMGIEGYLDDLRTAARLVPADPPIPLRAKVLENLARMLRPSPDGEERQAVAEEALALARKIGEPAIEAQALITLTWTRHRSAAPDALAAGLAEARELASRAGAYSVLLRAAISESDALEGVGRHEDAARVARRGVEEAQAYGLARTSGTFLAINLVEPLVSLGRWDEALRVIEQTVEQAPPEPFRANLLGFAVDIALARGELDRARAAYTTTASLLARGKHRAQTSLPHARRAVELAHARGRAEEAAELAERALTLPELHVDSRYAWPLLLACLRAVPELTPRLRAEADKLDVWGVVQEAYALTFAATAAHADGKADPDAWRAACDAWARTGQPYGEACALAAAAETALAAGAREEAAACLARAGELAARLRAVPLADRVSTLARRAGITRDRDEPGTAGPGLTPRETEVLRHLTLGRSNREIAEELFISVKTVSVHVSNILAKLGVGTRGEAAATAHRLGLFDEIPG
- a CDS encoding MarR family winged helix-turn-helix transcriptional regulator, translating into MTGVGEPAAARPPRPATAEPGETGVAALLSGTALAVFRLNGQFLEASDKLARPAGLTAAWWQVLGAVLAEPLPVAGIARAMGVTRQAVQRTADLLVEHGLAEYRPNPAHRRAKLLAPTPEGRAAVDRITPGHHRLAELLADRLGGEDAFRDVLTVLRTLSRAMDALADEL
- the mads6 gene encoding methylation-associated defense system protein kinase MAD6 is translated as MAQIVGGGVPVNDAERRVIAHLRDSAPHDWLLLHNIEVPRGEEVFEVDLLVLTGHSLCVIDVKGTRGRIEVSGTRWFPPRHGAFGSPVAKVRGTARALKGLLTARRPELERVYVDGLVVLTAPDAVLVDPAGRDARDVTRFDRLLDELNDVARVRRGCTPDTAPYRTAIIEALNGTVRRSTAPPRFGNWEVEEQLGGDSRVTEYRAVNATAPGTETVLLRVYQADPLAVREVREAERQRIANAYRSLTAIPAHPCVVRSRDFFAIDDESRFVLVLDDVHGRALHLHMGQGPVEGALDLVEDVLRGLAHVHDNGVIHRALSPATVLVTEDGRAMLTGFDHAKPGPRPYTVANELPGLVDVHYVAPECRSAPERASFASDVYAAGVIAHRLITGELPPSHPDAADTAGPAGTGPEALVLDLARSMRNPSPEKRPSAAQALDALRHARYGPAGYVPAGHAASSRPPERREAAFFDRLRATFRRRHRR
- a CDS encoding DUF1059 domain-containing protein, which translates into the protein MRKVADCRDMPSESGCTLTISGEEEEVVRAAAEHAASVHGHEDSPQLREQIRGMLKNETPLHA
- a CDS encoding type 1 glutamine amidotransferase family protein; the protein is MGREIVHLAVYDTMADWEAGHAVAHIRNGAWQCEPGRFDVATVGATTDPITTMGGTRVVPDTALDRLDPGESAMLILPGAAAWDADPDRLAPFARKAGEFLAAGVPVAAICGATAGLAREGLLDDRAHTSGAVGYLNAQKGYGGAGRYLEQPAVTDGDLVTAGPTAPVEFAREIFARLGLYTPEVLDAWYRLFSAHDPSAYAVLEGAAQP
- the galK gene encoding galactokinase; the protein is MRVVEAFREAYGSAPSTVWHAPGRVNLIGEHTDYNDGFVLPFAVPWGVTAAVSPRDDGVVRLLSLQAPGEPLVLADVDAAQGWARYAAGVVWALREAGHPVKGADIALDGDVPQGAGLSSSAALEVAVATALDDVYGLGLPRMDLARLAQRAENEFVGMPCGIMDQAASALSEEGKALFLDCRSLGFRTIPLDLASHGMRILIIDTGVHHELADGQYAARRADCERAAARLGVAALRDVSDLAGALARLSGDERKRVQHVVTENHRVEALVGLLRAGAVTEIGALLNASHLSLRDQYEVSCPELDTAVEAAVRGGARGARMTGGGFGGSAIALVAEDREASVRESVEAAYAERGWRAPRFLPATPAAGAHRVQP